One genomic window of uncultured Erythrobacter sp. includes the following:
- a CDS encoding TIGR03032 family protein: MSAQGQPVSASQVGAAPPKVEYSLSGGLLARLAGMKASLAFTSYQSGFLYMLGSGPQGGAQLHQSGMPKPMGLCVDDKGGLVLSAGAQIIRFENILQPEQRINQVYDACFMPRTQHLTGQLDAHDVGVDVDGQIVFVNTRYNCLATVSDRHSFKPIWQPSFISEIVDEDRCHLNGLAMRDGKPAYVTAVSRSNTIDGWRDRRADGGVVIDVESGEVVCEGLSMPHSPRWHDGKLWVLNAGTGDFGYVEFGEDGEMGTFKPVAFCPGFLRGLTFHGGYAFVGLSRPRYKRFEGLELDQRLKDADSEPWCGVQVIDLAKGTCVDWFRIDGDIGELYDVELVEGFSCPMTVSPNSPDATTLITFDDS, encoded by the coding sequence ATGTCAGCTCAGGGTCAACCCGTTTCGGCCAGTCAGGTCGGGGCCGCACCACCTAAGGTAGAATACTCGCTGTCCGGCGGATTGCTGGCACGGCTGGCTGGCATGAAGGCTTCGTTGGCTTTCACATCCTACCAATCCGGCTTTCTCTACATGCTCGGTTCCGGCCCACAGGGCGGGGCGCAACTGCACCAATCGGGCATGCCCAAACCGATGGGATTGTGTGTCGACGACAAGGGCGGTCTGGTCTTGTCGGCGGGTGCGCAGATCATCCGGTTTGAGAATATCCTCCAGCCTGAACAGCGCATCAACCAGGTTTACGACGCGTGCTTCATGCCGCGCACACAGCATCTGACCGGGCAGCTTGACGCCCACGATGTCGGGGTCGACGTCGATGGGCAGATCGTCTTCGTCAACACCCGTTACAATTGTCTGGCGACGGTTTCGGACAGGCACTCGTTCAAGCCGATATGGCAGCCGTCTTTCATCAGCGAAATCGTGGATGAGGATCGCTGCCATCTGAACGGCCTGGCGATGCGCGACGGAAAGCCTGCCTATGTCACGGCAGTCTCCCGCTCCAACACCATCGATGGCTGGCGCGATCGCCGTGCGGATGGCGGTGTCGTGATCGACGTCGAAAGCGGCGAAGTGGTTTGCGAAGGTCTTTCCATGCCGCATTCGCCGCGCTGGCACGATGGAAAGCTTTGGGTGCTGAACGCCGGAACCGGCGATTTCGGCTATGTCGAATTCGGCGAAGACGGCGAGATGGGCACATTCAAGCCGGTTGCCTTCTGCCCCGGATTCCTGCGCGGCCTCACTTTCCATGGCGGCTACGCTTTCGTCGGCCTTTCCCGTCCTCGCTACAAGCGTTTTGAAGGCCTGGAGCTCGATCAGCGGCTGAAAGATGCCGACAGCGAACCATGGTGCGGTGTGCAGGTCATCGACCTCGCCAAAGGCACCTGTGTCGACTGGTTTCGGATCGATGGCGATATTGGCGAACTTTACGATGTTGAGCTGGTTGAAGGCTTTTCCTGCCCGATGACCGTGTCTCCAAATTCTCCCGATGCCACGACGTTGATTACCTTCGACGACAGCTGA
- a CDS encoding ferritin-like protein encodes MFKLMWTPPKTLEDVQARVQTAINLEFSTLPPYLYTLLSIPPGENLEARSRIYTVTMQEMIHMCLACNIMNAIGGRPAIVAPKYPGPLPGDLAHGVHIHLYPFSEEAIAQGMTIEQPEDPVAPSNLLRSLEDAGAQPVTIGQYYALLDDALSNLPASDWQTDRNQFDDSQFMQGNLFKVNSYADAHQAIFEIVSEGEGTPVTAGDNGSPLDWQNELAHYYRFWEVKQNLVLTKADTPSGYQWGPQTLGVDWSAVYPAIKDPEQHDFSSEPQAAQDAQQKCNDAYSAMIAALELAFNGQQDQLGIAVRAMFDLRMAARVAFTTPLNCGKVAGPAFLDNAPGWVASNAVSAEGEVA; translated from the coding sequence ATGTTTAAGCTGATGTGGACGCCGCCAAAAACACTCGAAGACGTTCAGGCGCGAGTTCAGACAGCGATAAATCTCGAGTTTTCTACGCTTCCGCCATATCTCTACACATTGCTGTCGATACCGCCGGGCGAAAATCTTGAGGCGCGCTCCCGCATCTACACCGTGACGATGCAGGAAATGATCCACATGTGTCTCGCCTGTAACATCATGAATGCGATTGGCGGCCGTCCCGCGATTGTCGCGCCAAAGTACCCCGGCCCCCTGCCCGGCGATCTGGCGCACGGGGTGCACATTCACCTCTACCCATTCTCTGAAGAAGCGATTGCGCAGGGCATGACAATCGAACAGCCAGAGGACCCGGTCGCGCCCTCCAACTTGCTGCGATCGCTGGAGGATGCGGGCGCGCAGCCAGTCACGATCGGTCAGTATTATGCATTGCTGGATGACGCACTCTCGAACCTTCCGGCGTCAGACTGGCAAACGGATCGCAACCAGTTCGACGATTCCCAATTCATGCAGGGCAATCTGTTCAAAGTGAACAGCTACGCCGATGCGCATCAGGCAATTTTCGAGATCGTTTCCGAAGGCGAAGGCACACCGGTGACCGCAGGCGACAATGGCAGCCCGCTCGACTGGCAGAATGAGCTCGCGCATTATTACCGGTTCTGGGAGGTTAAGCAGAATCTGGTTCTGACCAAGGCGGATACGCCCAGCGGCTATCAATGGGGGCCGCAAACGCTCGGGGTCGACTGGAGTGCGGTCTATCCGGCGATAAAGGATCCCGAGCAGCACGATTTCTCAAGCGAACCGCAGGCTGCGCAGGATGCGCAGCAGAAATGCAACGACGCCTATTCGGCGATGATTGCCGCGCTCGAACTCGCCTTTAACGGTCAGCAGGATCAGCTTGGCATAGCCGTACGAGCGATGTTCGATCTGCGCATGGCGGCGCGCGTCGCATTCACCACGCCGCTCAATTGCGGGAAAGTCGCTGGCCCTGCATTCCTCGACAATGCGCCGGGCTGGGTCGCCAGCAACGCGGTATCTGCCGAGGGAGAAGTCGCATGA
- a CDS encoding Ig-like domain-containing protein yields the protein MSVLETPRIYFKGNISWDPVTTNNYPGKKRLAGYDEDTLDSVWDGDAVAPEQVEEFRQQAIEQVPAPPDVSGTSWNPDGTYRSNFFDTKVSGVDTGSGLDTSDALVGAPVGFSGMLVDAEPYGPFTSQLFFDEMSFGIPGGCRILGKRQRRFDDRNINFGANPSNQIIAGLASVSWQTVFPKVGHAVLEEFDSPAVAALRAAFSHDDVLGLMVRWNSYRTIYYNDKALRNGNQAQSDAQQAIMAKLREGGWQPNPARSLVVGVVGLWRRGECPTEPGDRTLISTLTDISTPGGDATMGTAFMKLDTQAEPPTLTLDLQNSIPCRNQETDKVDLGTLSVIAADPPPAVAMADLVDIPVGAYDRAAYEATSGIVTIPLPRAMQGLEDYVFSIKGQGDAPTYLREIRYRALALEPNVYVNQGDTRQITVQVYDRGEPAGSGLTVTWTPFSAVGTDDTTHGTATTDANGQVFVPLDTSTDDPETNKGKVYALIFQVGTSAVVPLPKFNPMVMPYVYIRVLPKDDKIAGLSPTWDNVYANVLANFKAIAPCMDNWLRLDEEAQVRAYAPLVKRLTDPSAFEDFRYMPVTRDLSPGQRTLLYNWINSPASDGLKAASSEPPPQHGMPDPETLPDIAGVAASHRGDGE from the coding sequence ATGAGCGTGCTCGAAACACCCCGCATCTACTTCAAAGGCAACATCAGCTGGGACCCGGTCACCACCAACAATTACCCCGGCAAGAAACGGCTCGCCGGGTACGACGAAGACACGCTGGATTCTGTCTGGGACGGCGATGCCGTTGCACCGGAGCAAGTCGAAGAGTTTCGCCAGCAGGCGATCGAACAGGTCCCGGCACCGCCGGATGTTTCGGGCACAAGCTGGAACCCTGACGGGACGTATCGTTCGAACTTCTTCGACACCAAAGTCTCGGGCGTCGACACGGGCTCCGGTTTGGATACGTCCGATGCGCTGGTGGGTGCGCCTGTTGGTTTCAGCGGGATGCTCGTTGATGCCGAACCCTACGGTCCGTTTACCTCGCAATTGTTCTTCGATGAGATGAGCTTTGGCATTCCAGGCGGGTGCCGCATTCTCGGAAAACGGCAGCGCCGGTTCGATGATCGCAACATCAATTTCGGCGCCAATCCGAGCAACCAGATCATCGCCGGGCTGGCCTCTGTTTCATGGCAGACCGTGTTTCCGAAAGTCGGTCATGCGGTATTGGAGGAGTTCGACTCTCCAGCCGTCGCGGCATTGCGCGCGGCCTTTTCGCATGACGATGTTCTGGGCCTGATGGTGCGCTGGAATTCGTACCGCACGATCTATTACAACGACAAGGCGCTGCGGAATGGTAATCAGGCGCAGTCGGATGCCCAACAGGCGATCATGGCGAAACTGCGCGAGGGCGGCTGGCAGCCGAACCCTGCGCGAAGCCTGGTCGTTGGCGTCGTCGGGTTGTGGCGGCGCGGCGAATGCCCGACTGAGCCGGGCGACCGTACACTCATTTCAACCCTCACCGACATCTCGACGCCCGGCGGGGACGCGACAATGGGCACGGCATTTATGAAGCTCGATACTCAGGCTGAGCCGCCGACGCTTACGCTCGACCTTCAGAACTCCATTCCGTGCCGGAATCAGGAAACCGACAAGGTCGACCTCGGCACACTATCCGTGATCGCCGCCGATCCGCCGCCCGCCGTGGCGATGGCAGATCTCGTCGATATTCCTGTCGGAGCGTATGATCGCGCCGCGTACGAAGCGACATCGGGTATCGTCACGATCCCGTTGCCCCGCGCAATGCAGGGGCTCGAAGATTATGTGTTCTCGATCAAGGGCCAAGGCGATGCCCCGACCTATTTGAGGGAGATCCGCTACCGCGCGCTAGCGCTGGAACCGAATGTCTATGTCAATCAGGGCGACACGCGCCAGATCACGGTTCAAGTTTACGACCGAGGCGAGCCAGCCGGTTCGGGCCTGACGGTCACATGGACGCCATTTTCTGCTGTCGGGACCGACGATACGACCCACGGCACTGCGACAACCGACGCTAATGGGCAGGTTTTCGTGCCGCTCGATACAAGCACGGACGATCCGGAAACGAACAAGGGCAAAGTCTACGCGCTGATCTTTCAGGTTGGGACGAGCGCCGTGGTTCCGCTGCCGAAGTTCAATCCGATGGTGATGCCCTACGTCTATATTCGGGTGCTGCCGAAAGACGACAAAATCGCAGGCCTCTCCCCAACTTGGGACAATGTCTACGCCAACGTCCTGGCCAATTTCAAAGCCATTGCTCCGTGCATGGACAACTGGCTGCGGCTCGACGAGGAAGCGCAGGTGCGCGCCTATGCGCCGCTGGTCAAGCGCCTGACTGATCCATCCGCATTCGAGGATTTTCGCTACATGCCGGTGACGCGTGACCTCTCGCCCGGACAGCGGACGTTGCTCTACAATTGGATCAACAGCCCCGCCTCGGATGGCCTGAAAGCGGCATCCTCCGAACCGCCGCCGCAACACGGCATGCCCGATCCGGAAACACTGCCCGATATCGCGGGTGTCGCAGCCTCGCACCGCGGAGATGGAGAATGA
- a CDS encoding antibiotic biosynthesis monooxygenase, producing MTSGAPVCLTSRWFIKPGHEDAVMEAIQSDLVPQIEAHEEGTLTYYVHRPYTADPGLQPLPPTDAQLLLFYEEYASPEAFHAHVNGEIFTGFVAAHADSFVQANGKPYVTVTFVSREAGFARSRT from the coding sequence ATGACGAGCGGTGCGCCGGTCTGCCTGACGTCGCGCTGGTTCATTAAGCCCGGCCATGAAGATGCCGTGATGGAAGCCATCCAGAGCGACCTAGTCCCGCAGATCGAAGCGCATGAAGAGGGAACCCTAACCTACTACGTCCATCGTCCCTACACCGCCGATCCGGGTCTTCAGCCGCTCCCGCCGACAGATGCGCAATTGCTGTTGTTCTACGAGGAATACGCCTCACCAGAAGCGTTTCACGCGCATGTGAATGGCGAGATCTTCACCGGCTTCGTCGCTGCCCACGCAGACAGTTTCGTGCAAGCCAATGGAAAGCCTTACGTGACGGTGACGTTCGTGTCGCGCGAGGCAGGGTTTGCGCGGTCTCGAACGTGA
- a CDS encoding TonB-dependent receptor, with amino-acid sequence MITKSFLLAALASISAGDEQADTAQDDERIVVEGSRIGALVASIESPDPLPTALPINVLEVLETLPDVRAVSTGGAGGTSFVSIRGAEPNFAQILIDGVRVSNPSSSQGGGFDFAQLDPALIESIAIIPTSRSAVHGSDALSGVVSLRLRGTDLSRVSGGGSITADSEDGYALSARLGLGWGNGSLLVSGGRVDTGDLTEASTLERDQVMARFEQGLGQWDLSAFGIYGETERNGFPESSGGPELAANRNLEMRDTSFLTLGLSILGPESAAIRPAFRAGYYDDNVAADTPAIFPGVFDPVPALTSDTDFSRLELTGDLRFRLTDRFDLVAGAGYQREDASSTGTIDIGLLLPTQFAIDRDQTSLFAEAEWRPLAGLTLSLAGRQDWFEERSEASVQGSIEYVIADGLTAFAGYAEGFRLPSLFALAFPLTANPDLLPERSVSWEGGLKWESGTARLRASVFANNYTDLIDFDPVLFTTVNRSETQISGFSLSGEGTLGPSVEWNGSLTVLDFDSVVPLRSRPDWYGHARIAWRPAETLRLGAAATFNSDFLETSIPTGVIELGGHVAVDLFAEWQATKALSLSLALCNALDEDWQDAVGFPAPGRVLRVSAGFAF; translated from the coding sequence ATGATTACTAAATCCTTCCTGCTCGCTGCGCTAGCCTCAATTTCGGCGGGGGATGAACAGGCGGATACGGCACAAGATGACGAAAGGATTGTCGTAGAAGGATCACGAATAGGTGCGCTGGTTGCTTCGATCGAAAGCCCCGATCCACTTCCAACCGCTTTACCGATCAATGTTCTCGAGGTGCTGGAAACCTTGCCCGATGTGCGTGCCGTGTCGACGGGAGGGGCAGGCGGAACGAGCTTCGTGTCGATCCGGGGCGCTGAACCAAACTTCGCGCAGATCCTGATCGATGGCGTTCGTGTCTCCAACCCGTCGAGCAGCCAGGGCGGCGGGTTCGACTTCGCACAGCTCGATCCGGCGCTCATCGAGAGCATCGCCATCATTCCGACCAGTCGAAGCGCGGTGCATGGCAGCGATGCGCTTTCGGGTGTGGTCTCGCTCAGACTGCGCGGCACGGACCTGAGCCGCGTTTCCGGTGGCGGTTCGATCACGGCGGACAGTGAGGACGGCTACGCCTTGTCTGCCCGGCTTGGTCTGGGATGGGGCAATGGCAGTTTGCTCGTGTCGGGCGGGCGGGTGGACACAGGCGATCTGACCGAAGCATCAACGCTTGAGCGCGATCAGGTGATGGCTCGCTTCGAACAGGGACTGGGCCAGTGGGATCTATCGGCATTCGGCATCTACGGGGAGACCGAGCGGAACGGATTCCCAGAAAGTAGCGGCGGTCCAGAACTTGCTGCCAATCGCAACCTGGAGATGCGCGACACAAGTTTTCTGACGCTGGGGCTATCGATCCTCGGCCCGGAAAGCGCGGCAATCCGGCCCGCTTTCCGCGCTGGATATTACGACGACAATGTCGCGGCCGATACGCCTGCGATCTTTCCCGGCGTTTTCGATCCTGTACCCGCGCTCACCAGCGACACGGATTTTTCGAGGCTTGAGCTGACTGGCGATCTCCGGTTTCGCCTAACTGACCGTTTCGATCTGGTCGCAGGCGCCGGATACCAGCGCGAGGATGCCAGCAGCACCGGCACCATCGATATTGGCTTGCTGCTCCCGACCCAATTCGCAATCGATCGCGATCAGACGTCGCTATTTGCCGAAGCGGAGTGGCGACCGCTGGCCGGTCTGACGCTGTCGCTCGCCGGAAGACAGGACTGGTTCGAAGAGCGCAGCGAAGCAAGCGTGCAGGGTTCGATCGAATATGTGATCGCGGACGGCCTGACTGCCTTTGCCGGCTATGCCGAAGGCTTTCGCCTGCCCAGCCTGTTTGCACTGGCGTTTCCGCTGACGGCTAATCCAGACTTGCTTCCCGAGCGCAGCGTTTCATGGGAGGGCGGGCTCAAATGGGAGAGCGGAACCGCGCGGTTGCGAGCGAGCGTCTTCGCGAACAACTACACCGATCTGATCGATTTCGACCCTGTTCTGTTCACCACAGTCAACCGTTCGGAGACCCAGATCAGCGGTTTCTCATTGTCGGGCGAAGGCACACTCGGCCCGAGTGTCGAATGGAATGGCTCGCTGACAGTGCTCGATTTCGACAGTGTTGTGCCTTTGCGTAGTCGGCCCGATTGGTACGGCCACGCACGCATTGCCTGGCGTCCTGCCGAAACGTTAAGGCTTGGCGCGGCCGCGACGTTCAATTCCGATTTCCTTGAGACCAGCATACCTACCGGCGTGATCGAACTGGGGGGGCATGTCGCTGTGGACCTGTTTGCCGAATGGCAGGCGACCAAGGCGCTCAGCCTGTCGCTGGCACTGTGCAATGCGCTGGATGAGGACTGGCAGGACGCTGTTGGTTTTCCCGCACCGGGCCGCGTGCTGCGCGTGTCTGCCGGATTTGCGTTTTGA
- a CDS encoding VTT domain-containing protein, which produces MSRSRQSQTLKYSGYAALYLSLFIIPFILFGKQIEEFAQVFLTGNGGDHVVTFVAALLLAGDPVLPTPSSVIATLLATRIGFLPAALVNGLSLSAACVIGYVIGRSGGEAFAKMGRTLPAGFVEWVRRHGLIATLLCRPVPVLAEASLILAGAAQHEPRRLLAWCCMTQMILGAAYAFAGSGWGEGQWNGTAILIGSVGIPVAAAFIVFCSMRRRTPQP; this is translated from the coding sequence ATGTCACGGTCGAGACAAAGTCAGACACTGAAATATTCCGGATACGCCGCACTCTATTTATCTCTATTCATTATCCCCTTCATTCTCTTTGGCAAACAGATTGAGGAATTTGCTCAAGTGTTTTTGACGGGCAATGGTGGAGATCACGTGGTTACGTTTGTTGCGGCCCTATTGCTTGCCGGCGATCCCGTTTTGCCAACGCCATCGAGTGTCATCGCCACGCTGCTTGCGACGCGCATCGGGTTTCTCCCCGCCGCGCTAGTCAATGGTCTCAGCCTCTCTGCGGCATGCGTCATTGGCTATGTAATCGGGCGCAGCGGTGGCGAAGCATTCGCGAAAATGGGCCGCACATTGCCCGCCGGTTTTGTCGAGTGGGTGCGGCGCCATGGCTTGATCGCGACACTGCTGTGCCGCCCGGTTCCGGTGCTGGCGGAAGCATCTCTGATCCTCGCGGGCGCGGCACAGCACGAACCGCGCAGATTGCTCGCATGGTGCTGCATGACACAGATGATCCTGGGCGCCGCCTATGCTTTTGCCGGTTCCGGTTGGGGCGAAGGCCAATGGAACGGCACCGCGATCCTGATAGGCAGCGTCGGCATACCTGTCGCAGCTGCTTTCATCGTCTTTTGCTCGATGCGGCGGCGTACTCCCCAGCCCTGA